One Owenweeksia hongkongensis DSM 17368 genomic region harbors:
- a CDS encoding DUF3108 domain-containing protein gives MKLLTLLIPFFFLPFNVADGGDATLASEQPALREISNNAFNKGEYLKYRIHYGIIDAGIAELSVKDITSKNGRQVYHMVGKGRTTGMAEWFFKTRDIYETYIDAKAIVPWEFVRDVDEGGYKIKRHVLFDHDANTAKDILEKKPKDYNVPENVQDILSAFYYARCAETENMKPGDMLPIEIFMDHEIFPFQLKYLGTERMKTEWGYIDCKKLIPVVQEGRVFREEEGLTLWVTNDANKIPIRLEAKLAVGSIKMDLMDFRNIRNPLQFKK, from the coding sequence ATGAAGTTGCTAACTCTTTTAATTCCTTTTTTCTTTTTACCCTTTAATGTTGCAGATGGCGGTGATGCTACCTTAGCTAGCGAGCAGCCTGCTTTACGCGAGATTTCCAATAATGCTTTTAATAAAGGGGAATATCTAAAATATAGAATCCATTACGGTATCATTGATGCAGGTATCGCTGAACTTAGCGTAAAAGATATCACTAGTAAAAACGGGCGACAGGTTTACCATATGGTAGGTAAGGGTAGAACTACTGGAATGGCGGAATGGTTTTTTAAAACCAGAGACATATATGAAACCTATATTGATGCAAAGGCCATAGTACCATGGGAGTTTGTGAGAGATGTGGATGAAGGAGGATATAAAATTAAGCGTCATGTATTATTCGATCATGATGCCAATACCGCAAAAGATATTCTAGAGAAAAAGCCGAAGGACTATAATGTACCTGAAAATGTGCAGGATATTTTAAGTGCTTTTTATTATGCTCGCTGTGCTGAAACTGAAAATATGAAGCCAGGAGATATGTTGCCCATAGAGATCTTTATGGATCATGAGATTTTTCCTTTTCAACTTAAGTATCTAGGAACCGAAAGGATGAAAACCGAATGGGGTTATATTGATTGTAAGAAATTAATTCCTGTAGTGCAAGAAGGGCGTGTGTTTAGAGAAGAAGAAGGTCTCACTCTATGGGTAACCAATGATGCTAACAAGATTCCAATCCGGCTTGAGGCAAAGCTTGCTGTGGGTAGTATAAAGATGGATTTGATGGACTTTAGGAATATCCGAAATCCATTGCAGTTCAAAAAATAA